In Desulfomonile tiedjei DSM 6799, a genomic segment contains:
- a CDS encoding S41 family peptidase, which yields MDDSPKAGVCFLPKKTVLIRAEMLILTSGKVILPLLFLMFFIYGSAVTGFAATNGTEFSDSGFIRPLRSVTGIRPFDEAIALFRQHYAQKIHDADLFNGILEKFTFSMLPNCTEDLETFQECGAEPEVCFSKAIAQIESACKINREQSLLRSLNLFLQDLDPNSCLMDLSMLKELKIGTSGKFGGVGMVVTPKNGEYVVISPFEGSPAYDAGIRAGDTILQIDQNSLQNVPLLEVLRKVRGPAGSTISVTLKEARSGRIRQLVMKRRMIQIRPVRFALLSQDAAYLRIVNFQESVSGEVYQALVRFSRMPSRDKLLILDLRDNPGGVFEEAIQVADLFVPDGMITSLKGRNPDFAREFRASGKKMVPDTKIIILINQGSASASEILTGALQGRTNVIVAGKPSFGKASVQAVFPIQTGMALRLTTAHYYTADGRDIEGKGLQPDILIEEDSHWPERTAVDVLRADQLERDPWIRKILEYHAANNRPGVSPFTTMY from the coding sequence GTGGATGATTCACCGAAGGCAGGAGTTTGCTTTCTGCCCAAGAAAACCGTTCTTATTCGAGCAGAAATGTTGATACTGACTTCCGGAAAAGTCATCTTACCTCTCCTGTTTCTTATGTTTTTCATCTACGGGAGCGCTGTCACGGGGTTCGCTGCTACAAACGGCACGGAATTTTCCGATTCGGGTTTCATCAGACCATTGCGATCTGTTACAGGCATTCGGCCGTTCGATGAGGCAATTGCTCTGTTTCGTCAGCATTATGCACAGAAAATTCATGATGCCGATCTCTTCAATGGTATACTGGAGAAATTCACATTCAGTATGCTGCCCAATTGCACGGAAGATTTGGAGACTTTTCAAGAATGCGGTGCGGAACCGGAAGTATGTTTCTCGAAGGCAATCGCACAAATAGAATCGGCCTGTAAAATTAACCGCGAACAGTCTCTCCTCAGATCCTTGAACCTGTTCCTTCAGGATCTGGACCCCAATTCCTGCTTGATGGATTTGAGCATGCTCAAAGAGCTCAAGATAGGCACTTCCGGAAAATTCGGAGGCGTAGGAATGGTGGTGACGCCCAAGAATGGCGAGTACGTCGTCATTTCGCCGTTCGAGGGATCTCCGGCTTACGATGCGGGAATTCGGGCAGGTGACACCATCCTTCAAATAGATCAGAATTCTCTTCAAAATGTGCCTTTACTGGAGGTCCTTCGCAAGGTACGAGGTCCGGCGGGATCGACCATATCCGTGACATTGAAAGAAGCGAGATCTGGACGAATTCGTCAACTGGTCATGAAACGGCGCATGATCCAAATCCGTCCGGTTCGTTTTGCTCTACTTTCACAGGATGCAGCGTATTTAAGAATCGTCAATTTTCAGGAATCGGTTTCAGGAGAAGTATATCAGGCACTGGTCCGGTTCTCGCGAATGCCATCCCGTGATAAACTGCTTATCCTGGATCTTCGGGATAATCCCGGAGGGGTCTTTGAAGAAGCAATCCAGGTGGCGGATCTTTTTGTCCCTGATGGCATGATTACCTCTCTAAAAGGGAGAAACCCGGATTTCGCGAGGGAATTTCGAGCATCCGGAAAGAAAATGGTTCCGGATACAAAGATCATTATTTTGATAAATCAGGGGTCTGCGAGTGCTTCCGAAATTCTGACCGGAGCACTGCAGGGACGCACGAATGTCATTGTCGCTGGAAAACCCAGTTTCGGAAAAGCATCGGTTCAGGCAGTTTTTCCCATTCAGACAGGAATGGCCTTGCGCCTCACGACTGCCCACTATTACACTGCGGACGGTCGTGATATAGAAGGAAAAGGACTCCAGCCGGATATTCTCATAGAAGAAGACTCGCATTGGCCGGAGCGCACCGCTGTGGATGTTCTAAGAGCCGATCAACTGGAACGGGACCCCTGGATACGGAAGATTCTCGAGTACCACGCGGCAAACAATAGACCCGGCGTCTCCCCTTTCACTACGATGTACTGA
- a CDS encoding energy-coupling factor ABC transporter ATP-binding protein: protein MIRLRDIRFRYDTRYVLDGVTFSLNPGDRVGLVGPNGSGKTTLCHIIMGLAFPESGIVEIFGKQRTSESDFAEIRGRIGFLFQDADDQLFCPTVLEDVAFGPLNMGKSPEEAKRIVRETLRTLKLEGFEERITYKLSGGEKRLVSLATVLAMEPEVLILDEPTSGLDEETTERIIEVLHDLNLSYIVISHDRDFVQKTTNSLLKISRGNLVEA from the coding sequence ATGATCCGACTGAGAGACATAAGATTTCGCTACGATACTCGGTACGTTCTTGATGGTGTAACATTTTCGCTGAATCCCGGCGATCGGGTCGGGCTTGTAGGACCGAATGGATCCGGAAAAACCACGCTATGCCACATCATTATGGGGTTGGCTTTCCCTGAATCCGGGATCGTGGAAATTTTCGGAAAACAGCGGACCAGTGAATCGGATTTTGCAGAAATACGGGGCCGCATAGGATTTCTCTTTCAGGATGCAGACGACCAGCTTTTCTGTCCTACGGTTCTGGAAGACGTAGCTTTCGGTCCTCTGAACATGGGGAAATCGCCCGAAGAGGCGAAGCGCATTGTTCGTGAGACATTGCGAACCCTCAAACTGGAGGGATTCGAGGAAAGAATAACGTACAAGCTGTCTGGCGGGGAGAAGCGCCTGGTATCGCTAGCCACTGTTCTGGCAATGGAACCGGAAGTGTTGATTCTCGATGAACCTACGAGCGGACTCGATGAAGAGACTACCGAACGCATAATCGAAGTGCTGCACGACCTGAATCTCAGCTATATTGTGATTTCTCACGACAGGGATTTTGTTCAGAAAACTACAAATTCGCTTCTGAAAATTTCCAGAGGAAACCTGGTCGAAGCCTGA
- a CDS encoding DUF523 domain-containing protein, translating into MSACLTGLRTRYDGSSRPHPLLDYISKNCIVVQVCPETLGGMGIPRPASRFMGGDGTAVLRGNARVEDAFGKDRTPEFVRGAEETLAMLRLVGPELIIFKEGSPSCGVRRIDLAGAKTAGVGVATALLSTTGIPIITEEDELPF; encoded by the coding sequence ATGAGCGCATGTCTTACAGGCCTGCGAACCCGATACGACGGGAGTTCCCGTCCTCATCCTCTTCTGGATTATATCTCGAAGAATTGCATTGTCGTGCAAGTCTGTCCCGAAACGCTCGGCGGTATGGGAATCCCGAGACCTGCCAGCCGGTTTATGGGAGGAGACGGAACAGCAGTGCTTCGTGGGAATGCTCGGGTGGAAGATGCGTTCGGAAAAGACAGGACTCCCGAATTTGTGCGTGGAGCCGAAGAAACGCTTGCCATGCTCCGACTTGTCGGCCCGGAGTTGATTATCTTTAAAGAGGGAAGCCCCTCATGTGGTGTGAGAAGAATCGATCTTGCCGGAGCAAAGACCGCAGGCGTCGGAGTTGCAACCGCACTCCTGTCTACCACGGGAATTCCCATTATAACTGAAGAGGATGAGCTACCTTTCTGA
- a CDS encoding purine-nucleoside phosphorylase, whose product MEDLYQWIQEAAAFLKRTVDFKPDAGIILGTGLGGVAERLEIAERIPYSRIPHFLESTVEGHSGHLVFGKLANRPVVVMQGRFHSYEGYSMHQITLPVRLMHALGARYLFVNSAAGGLNPQFVPGDIMIVTDHLNLMGQNPLRGMVDPRLGDRFPEMSCAYDREMIRIALNAALDLKMHLQAGVYAAVQGPCLETPAETRMLRILGADAVGMSTVPEVIVAVQCRMRTMVLAAITNVNLPDCMKPVSVQEVIANASIAEPKISLLIQETLLRLTFDETIEV is encoded by the coding sequence ATGGAAGACCTCTATCAATGGATCCAGGAAGCTGCCGCTTTCCTGAAGAGGACAGTCGATTTCAAGCCCGATGCAGGAATTATCCTCGGAACCGGACTTGGTGGCGTTGCCGAGCGTCTGGAAATTGCCGAGCGTATCCCGTACAGCCGGATTCCACATTTTCTGGAATCCACTGTTGAAGGACATTCGGGGCACCTGGTTTTCGGAAAGCTGGCGAATCGTCCCGTTGTTGTCATGCAGGGACGTTTCCATTCGTACGAAGGCTACTCGATGCACCAGATAACACTCCCGGTCAGGCTCATGCACGCATTGGGTGCCCGGTACCTGTTCGTCAACAGTGCAGCGGGAGGACTGAATCCTCAATTCGTCCCGGGCGACATTATGATCGTGACGGATCACCTCAATTTGATGGGGCAGAATCCCTTACGAGGTATGGTGGATCCGAGACTGGGAGACCGTTTTCCTGAAATGAGCTGTGCATACGATCGTGAGATGATCCGGATTGCCTTGAATGCTGCACTCGACCTGAAGATGCACCTGCAGGCAGGCGTGTACGCTGCGGTTCAGGGGCCTTGTCTGGAGACCCCCGCAGAAACCCGGATGCTGCGTATCCTCGGAGCTGATGCAGTAGGAATGAGCACCGTTCCGGAAGTCATCGTTGCTGTCCAGTGTCGCATGAGAACCATGGTCTTGGCTGCCATAACCAACGTCAATCTTCCTGATTGCATGAAACCCGTGTCCGTGCAGGAAGTCATAGCCAACGCCTCGATCGCGGAACCGAAAATTTCTCTGCTGATACAGGAGACGCTCCTGCGTCTCACTTTTGACGAAACGATTGAGGTATGA
- a CDS encoding MATE family efflux transporter, producing the protein MRNFGQMKSISEVRHFLLESWNMGWPIILIMFFQFLIGLTDVYVAGLLGKEILAAVGYVGQLYWTLMILANGITVGTVSMVSQAYGAKHPEGVGSITAHSLVLGVFISGVLTVLAQLFPEQITRFAGMPPEIQGIATAFLRVFSLVLIPTYIMIITSGVLRSSGRVRVAMLNSFVTAMVNIVADLSLGLGWGPIPALGFIGIAWGTAIATTIGMVLNLGYVIRGEKLQILHSLGRPLPRCMRNLVKLGVPTALQQTAWNAGTLVVYFLAGQLQAGEITALAAMTAGVRVEAVIFLPVFAFNMASAVLTGTRLGAGDVSSARSGAKATALLCLGIILLPAVAIFFLAPYISAFLTEDAAVREEMTRYLQINMVGVPFLALGITLSGALQGAGDTFGTMKIIFTGMWIFRIPLILVVVHIFHAGALGIWWSMTVSMVLMCSLLVHRFVGEKWITASRDKQTNTMLWEACIPEDRPSETK; encoded by the coding sequence ATGAGAAATTTTGGTCAAATGAAATCCATTTCGGAAGTGAGGCATTTTCTCCTGGAATCCTGGAACATGGGATGGCCTATCATCCTGATCATGTTCTTCCAATTCCTCATTGGACTTACCGATGTCTACGTAGCGGGTTTGCTCGGAAAAGAAATATTGGCCGCTGTGGGGTATGTGGGTCAACTCTACTGGACACTCATGATTTTGGCCAACGGCATTACTGTTGGAACGGTGTCCATGGTCTCTCAGGCCTATGGAGCGAAACATCCGGAAGGTGTGGGGAGCATTACAGCTCACTCTCTTGTTTTGGGCGTCTTCATCTCTGGTGTGCTCACTGTTCTCGCTCAATTGTTTCCGGAACAGATAACGAGATTTGCCGGAATGCCCCCGGAAATTCAAGGAATTGCCACTGCGTTCCTGCGCGTCTTCTCGCTCGTGCTTATCCCGACGTACATCATGATCATAACGAGCGGTGTTTTGAGATCTTCCGGCCGGGTGCGCGTCGCAATGCTCAACAGTTTTGTCACTGCAATGGTGAATATCGTGGCCGACCTGTCGCTGGGGTTGGGATGGGGACCGATACCGGCTCTCGGGTTCATCGGGATAGCGTGGGGCACTGCCATTGCCACTACTATCGGCATGGTCTTGAATCTCGGATACGTGATTCGAGGAGAGAAACTCCAGATCCTGCATTCCCTGGGAAGACCTCTTCCTAGATGCATGCGGAATCTGGTGAAGCTGGGCGTGCCCACGGCACTCCAGCAGACTGCCTGGAACGCAGGAACCCTGGTTGTCTATTTTCTTGCAGGACAGCTTCAGGCAGGGGAAATAACGGCTCTTGCCGCAATGACCGCGGGCGTCCGGGTGGAGGCGGTAATCTTCCTCCCGGTATTTGCGTTTAATATGGCATCTGCAGTTCTCACCGGCACCAGGTTGGGAGCGGGAGATGTAAGCAGTGCGCGATCCGGTGCGAAGGCGACTGCATTGCTCTGCCTGGGAATTATTCTCCTGCCGGCAGTAGCGATTTTCTTTCTTGCGCCGTACATATCCGCTTTTCTTACAGAAGATGCTGCGGTTCGCGAAGAAATGACCCGCTATCTTCAGATCAATATGGTGGGAGTCCCTTTTCTGGCCCTGGGAATCACGCTTTCCGGTGCTCTGCAGGGAGCCGGTGACACATTCGGCACCATGAAGATCATTTTTACAGGAATGTGGATATTTCGTATTCCTCTCATTTTGGTGGTTGTCCACATTTTTCATGCCGGCGCGCTGGGCATCTGGTGGTCCATGACCGTTTCCATGGTGCTGATGTGCAGTCTTCTTGTGCATCGTTTTGTCGGAGAGAAGTGGATAACCGCGTCCAGAGACAAGCAGACGAACACCATGCTTTGGGAAGCCTGTATACCCGAAGACAGGCCCTCCGAAACCAAATAG
- the purM gene encoding phosphoribosylformylglycinamidine cyclo-ligase produces MTYKDAGVDIELADRVIGSLSERIKSTFRPEVIGKMGGFAAMFRPEWSRYQDPVLVSATDGVGTKLKLAFLTGIHDSVGIDLVAMNVNDLLVIGAEPLFFLDYFATGALREETITAVVSGIVEGCKQAGCSLIGGETAEMPDFYAPGEYDLAGFCVGIVDRARAIDGTGIQAGDTILGVASSGLHSNGYSLVRRVLLEHKKYSLDSVFPDLGKPLGEVLLTPTRIYVKSVLKLCSEIPVKGMAHITGGGFIGNIPRVLPESCAVRIRRRSWEIPPVFRMIQRDASLDDEDMYLTFNMGIGMVIVVNPGDADKAADSLKSMGERVSLIGEVVARTGESPVILE; encoded by the coding sequence ATAACGTACAAGGATGCGGGAGTAGACATCGAGCTTGCTGACAGGGTTATCGGTTCTTTGTCCGAGCGGATCAAATCCACGTTTCGGCCTGAAGTCATCGGGAAGATGGGCGGATTTGCCGCGATGTTTCGACCTGAGTGGTCGCGATATCAGGACCCGGTACTGGTGTCTGCAACCGATGGTGTAGGAACAAAATTAAAACTTGCGTTTCTCACGGGGATTCACGATTCAGTCGGTATCGATCTCGTGGCCATGAATGTGAACGATCTGCTCGTTATTGGAGCAGAGCCGCTCTTTTTTCTCGATTATTTCGCTACTGGAGCACTCCGGGAAGAGACGATCACCGCTGTGGTTTCAGGCATTGTGGAAGGCTGCAAACAAGCAGGGTGCTCTCTTATCGGAGGGGAAACTGCGGAAATGCCCGATTTCTACGCACCTGGAGAGTACGATCTGGCGGGATTCTGTGTGGGCATTGTGGATCGTGCCCGTGCAATCGATGGAACGGGGATTCAAGCGGGAGATACAATTCTGGGCGTGGCATCATCGGGCCTTCACAGTAACGGATACAGCCTGGTGCGACGCGTGTTGCTCGAGCACAAGAAGTATTCTTTGGACTCGGTTTTTCCGGATCTGGGAAAGCCCCTGGGAGAAGTATTGCTCACCCCTACGAGGATTTACGTGAAATCCGTATTAAAGCTATGCAGCGAAATTCCTGTCAAAGGTATGGCTCATATTACCGGAGGCGGCTTCATCGGAAACATTCCCCGTGTGCTGCCTGAATCCTGTGCGGTACGCATTCGTCGCAGGTCCTGGGAGATTCCTCCTGTATTCAGGATGATCCAAAGAGATGCATCTCTGGATGACGAAGACATGTATCTCACCTTCAACATGGGAATCGGCATGGTGATTGTCGTGAATCCCGGTGACGCGGACAAAGCAGCGGATTCACTCAAATCTATGGGAGAGCGTGTCTCTCTGATAGGAGAAGTGGTCGCTCGGACGGGAGAATCCCCGGTAATTCTGGAATAG
- a CDS encoding amidohydrolase, with the protein MTGSVQEIALVNGLILADPRSCKVVPHGKTIIKGNRIAEVNSSYLGDEISGEVLDCTDCIILPGLVNAHTHAAMSLLRGLADDLPLNTWLNDYIFPSEGQYVAPDFVYLGTSLSAVEMALAGITTFADGYFFMERAAEAAAAVGLRAIVAQGILDVPVPDNQRPEAWPDRVRAFFSGFPSNDLVTPALFCHSPYLCSPETLVRAKRMAEDHNCLLFSHIAETRSEVEQIGFRYNRTPLDHVHALGILDPNFVAVHCVHLSEKEVELAAESKTGVVHCPESNMKLASGACPAWDLVRHGAKMAIGTDGPASNNNLDLFEEMRSASFLSKLLTGNPEALDAATALRMATIGGAEALGLDDRIGSLEPGKFADIIVIDLNRPHLMPVFDPVSHLVYSAKGSDVRDVLVNGKFVVRNGTIMTVDTSELYARVRDLSNKIAAALDAPGRR; encoded by the coding sequence ATGACGGGTTCCGTCCAAGAAATTGCGCTCGTGAACGGTCTCATTCTTGCCGATCCGCGATCCTGCAAGGTCGTGCCTCACGGGAAGACTATCATCAAGGGCAATCGAATTGCCGAGGTGAATTCATCATACCTGGGGGATGAAATCTCTGGCGAGGTATTGGACTGCACGGACTGCATCATTCTTCCGGGCCTCGTAAATGCCCATACGCACGCGGCCATGAGTCTCCTGCGAGGATTGGCCGACGATTTGCCTTTGAACACCTGGCTGAACGATTACATTTTTCCTTCCGAAGGGCAGTATGTCGCGCCTGATTTCGTGTATCTCGGAACGAGCCTGAGCGCTGTGGAAATGGCTCTGGCCGGAATTACCACCTTTGCCGACGGCTATTTCTTCATGGAAAGAGCTGCCGAAGCAGCGGCTGCAGTCGGCCTGAGAGCGATCGTTGCCCAGGGGATTCTCGATGTCCCGGTTCCCGACAATCAACGCCCCGAAGCATGGCCTGACCGTGTACGGGCATTCTTCTCCGGTTTTCCTTCAAACGATCTGGTGACTCCAGCGCTCTTTTGCCATTCCCCTTACCTGTGCAGCCCTGAAACCCTTGTGCGGGCCAAGCGCATGGCCGAGGATCATAATTGTCTTCTTTTTTCGCATATTGCGGAAACACGCTCTGAAGTGGAGCAGATCGGGTTTCGTTATAATCGAACGCCTCTGGACCACGTTCACGCTTTGGGAATACTGGACCCGAATTTTGTTGCCGTACATTGCGTTCATCTCTCCGAGAAAGAGGTGGAATTGGCAGCGGAATCAAAAACCGGCGTCGTGCACTGTCCTGAAAGCAATATGAAGCTCGCATCCGGCGCTTGTCCTGCCTGGGATCTCGTCCGTCACGGCGCAAAGATGGCCATCGGCACGGACGGTCCTGCGAGTAACAACAATCTCGACCTGTTTGAAGAAATGAGGTCTGCATCATTCTTGTCGAAACTGTTGACCGGAAATCCCGAGGCTCTGGATGCAGCAACCGCTCTGCGGATGGCAACAATTGGAGGAGCAGAAGCCCTGGGACTCGACGATAGAATAGGCTCCCTGGAACCGGGCAAATTTGCCGATATCATCGTGATCGATCTGAATAGACCGCATCTCATGCCCGTATTCGACCCGGTTTCGCATCTGGTGTATTCGGCAAAAGGATCGGATGTGAGGGATGTTCTGGTCAATGGAAAGTTCGTGGTGAGAAACGGCACTATCATGACAGTAGACACGAGCGAGCTTTACGCTCGTGTTCGCGATCTCTCTAACAAAATCGCCGCTGCTCTCGATGCCCCCGGAAGGCGGTAA
- a CDS encoding substrate-binding domain-containing protein: MKRWFAINEHYCLGLRRNLSGRIALYLIICLTILLGGFEATALNSRGTEESRLPDSRQLDRLTKLDSDSLIRMIRLAGRDRLMFVLKNIDADTLAGILRTMEPEKLAKIIRVLADEQFLAHQSQNRRFLNRENVQREAIQQTICEPDKKVEPATTPVNVQPPASETEPSIEIDRSVSLIIHPSNPIRELSTRQLKQLISGDVTNWSQLGGPDLPLKMVTTHPRHGIGEFMNPGNLIQAPFDSLVVVGVAGTRGALGLVRTQNERQRSFLNNHSAVKTLGIRTASEKP; the protein is encoded by the coding sequence ATGAAGCGGTGGTTCGCAATTAATGAACATTACTGTTTGGGGCTTCGTCGCAACTTATCCGGCAGAATCGCTCTCTATTTGATCATATGCCTGACCATCCTTTTGGGCGGATTCGAAGCCACCGCCCTGAACTCCAGAGGAACGGAAGAATCCAGGCTGCCGGACAGCCGGCAATTGGACCGGTTGACAAAGCTGGATTCGGACAGCCTGATTCGGATGATACGACTGGCCGGCAGAGATCGACTCATGTTTGTGTTGAAGAATATTGACGCCGATACCCTTGCTGGAATTCTTCGCACCATGGAGCCCGAGAAATTGGCTAAGATAATTCGTGTCTTGGCCGACGAGCAATTTCTCGCACATCAATCCCAAAACCGAAGATTCTTGAATCGAGAGAACGTGCAGAGAGAAGCAATTCAGCAGACGATTTGCGAGCCTGACAAGAAGGTCGAACCAGCGACAACTCCCGTCAATGTTCAGCCTCCTGCATCTGAGACGGAACCGTCCATCGAGATTGACCGGTCCGTTTCACTCATTATTCATCCGTCCAACCCGATCAGGGAACTCAGCACGCGTCAACTCAAACAGCTCATCTCCGGTGACGTAACGAATTGGAGTCAACTGGGCGGACCTGATTTGCCATTGAAAATGGTTACTACTCACCCCAGACACGGTATTGGCGAGTTCATGAATCCCGGAAATCTTATCCAGGCCCCATTTGACAGTCTGGTGGTAGTTGGCGTCGCTGGAACCCGGGGAGCGCTCGGCTTGGTTCGCACGCAAAACGAACGTCAACGATCGTTCTTGAACAACCATTCTGCAGTGAAGACGCTCGGCATCAGAACCGCAAGCGAAAAACCGTAA
- a CDS encoding PAS domain S-box protein codes for MYTCSPHSRIEFMNSEMAEWIGRNVIGEKISESVPELTFTCPEEAIEEARQGKTVKWDALNPANDRWYRVVNAPHENPDGSVSVLVMVRDITEQKSTEERVRLLNNFLDHVVESLAHPFLIIDPDDYSIVMANSAAKKAGAASGFCAEMGDDDFNNDNLPCPLDEINRTGKPVIKSFERELAGNSKYLEIHAHPFFDKDGNLVKIVEYILDLTEKITLEQALRDSETRTRSVAQSSVDAIISSNDEDVVIFWNDGARKMFGYREEEILGKPVTTIIPERYRKYHSEGVKRFLETGATSLTGRTMELQGLRKNGQEFPLELSLSTWRARGRVYFSGIIRDITDRKEAEQALAQRTAEVQERKEELEALIQMVAHDLKSPVIAIAGLVRSLKKKIDSNPQDENVGRIAEQILTSSQTMEEFLTDLLDAMAVEKTEPQLEQFNLEEVIEEVVSEHRPSIDEKRITVQTEFFASDSTVTADKRRIKQVFDNLVSNAWRYMGDVLEPTICIKIRDDGLFVTAMVCDNGIGIPQEYQKRVFDQFFRVSNSSQQKGTGLGLSIVKKIVEIHGGAIHCESELGKGAAFIMKLPRNPLQ; via the coding sequence GTGTACACTTGTTCTCCACATTCCCGCATAGAATTTATGAACTCGGAAATGGCTGAATGGATCGGCCGCAATGTAATCGGAGAAAAGATATCCGAATCAGTCCCGGAATTAACATTTACCTGCCCCGAGGAAGCAATTGAAGAAGCGAGACAAGGGAAAACGGTAAAATGGGATGCTTTGAACCCGGCGAACGATCGCTGGTACCGCGTTGTGAATGCTCCTCATGAAAACCCGGACGGTTCGGTTTCTGTGCTGGTGATGGTGCGTGACATCACCGAACAAAAATCTACTGAAGAGAGAGTTCGGCTACTGAACAATTTTCTCGATCACGTGGTGGAATCGTTGGCTCATCCGTTTCTTATAATCGATCCTGACGACTACTCGATCGTTATGGCCAATTCTGCGGCAAAGAAGGCAGGGGCAGCATCGGGATTCTGTGCCGAAATGGGTGATGACGACTTCAACAATGATAACCTTCCCTGCCCTCTAGACGAGATTAACCGAACCGGCAAACCTGTCATCAAATCGTTTGAACGTGAACTGGCCGGAAATTCAAAATACCTGGAAATCCATGCTCACCCGTTTTTCGACAAAGACGGTAATCTCGTCAAAATCGTGGAATATATCCTGGACCTGACCGAAAAAATCACCTTGGAACAGGCTCTTAGAGATTCGGAGACAAGAACTCGTTCGGTTGCACAATCCTCGGTGGACGCCATAATTTCGTCCAACGATGAGGATGTAGTCATTTTCTGGAATGACGGCGCACGAAAGATGTTCGGGTACCGTGAGGAGGAGATCCTTGGTAAACCGGTTACCACGATTATTCCGGAGCGCTACAGAAAGTATCACTCCGAAGGGGTGAAGCGCTTTTTGGAAACCGGCGCAACCAGCCTCACCGGCCGCACTATGGAATTACAGGGACTCAGGAAGAATGGTCAAGAGTTCCCGCTGGAACTCTCGTTATCCACATGGAGAGCCCGCGGACGCGTTTACTTCAGCGGCATAATCAGAGATATCACAGATCGAAAAGAAGCGGAGCAAGCCCTGGCCCAGCGAACAGCCGAGGTTCAGGAGAGAAAGGAAGAGTTGGAAGCACTCATCCAGATGGTTGCTCACGACCTGAAAAGCCCGGTCATAGCCATTGCCGGACTGGTGCGGAGTTTGAAAAAGAAGATCGACTCAAATCCGCAGGATGAAAATGTCGGTCGCATTGCAGAACAGATTCTCACTTCAAGTCAGACCATGGAAGAATTTCTGACCGATTTGTTGGATGCCATGGCTGTGGAAAAGACGGAACCGCAATTAGAACAATTCAACCTCGAGGAAGTCATCGAAGAAGTTGTGAGCGAGCACCGGCCTTCAATCGATGAAAAGCGAATCACGGTTCAAACTGAATTCTTTGCGTCAGATTCCACGGTTACCGCTGACAAACGAAGAATAAAGCAGGTCTTCGATAATCTGGTCTCAAACGCGTGGCGTTACATGGGCGATGTGTTGGAGCCCACCATATGTATCAAAATCAGGGACGATGGTTTATTCGTGACCGCCATGGTGTGCGACAACGGTATCGGAATTCCGCAAGAATATCAGAAAAGAGTTTTCGATCAGTTCTTTCGAGTATCGAATTCATCCCAACAAAAGGGCACGGGTCTGGGATTGTCTATCGTGAAGAAAATCGTTGAAATCCATGGAGGCGCGATTCATTGCGAATCGGAGTTGGGAAAGGGCGCTGCTTTTATCATGAAATTGCCCAGGAATCCTCTACAATAG